A stretch of the Buchananella sp. 14KM1171 genome encodes the following:
- a CDS encoding glucose PTS transporter subunit EIIB — MSQAEQILAALGGSDNIIELEPCITRLRVEVEDASVVDEAALKGAGAHGVMRMGNVVQVIVGPNADTIAEDIEDIR, encoded by the coding sequence ATGTCTCAGGCCGAGCAGATTCTCGCCGCCCTCGGTGGCAGCGACAACATCATTGAGCTGGAGCCCTGCATCACCCGCCTGCGCGTTGAGGTTGAGGACGCGTCCGTGGTGGACGAGGCCGCGCTGAAGGGCGCGGGTGCTCACGGCGTCATGCGCATGGGCAACGTTGTGCAGGTCATCGTCGGTCCGAACGCCGACACCATCGCGGAGGACATCGAGGACATCCGGTGA
- the malQ gene encoding 4-alpha-glucanotransferase, which translates to MSGTVPGNVGALRELANKCGVATEYWDFSGNHRQVQERVLVAVLEALGRQAATDEEVARSLAEVELEPWRDALPPSVVMRSGFSYELPVHVHHGERVSVRVELELGGHWQLSQMDVYVPPRDVDGDLIGRATFYLPENLPLGWHELVAEIGEGEYWREVRCPLAVTPFRLESLPSRDWRGWGVMAQVYSTLSNESWGMGDYGDLADLAQISGEQGADFLLINPTHAGEPIPPITASPYLPVTRQFVSPLYVRPQLIEEYGKLTAPARARLEDAQRRWQAAARSIERVERDAAWASKLEALEEVFLVQRRFGRQAAFDRFRRRGGQSLENWGLWCALVEELSPERGCAKDGIDWPVGLENVHGKDVEAARERLAARIDFYVWLQWVADEQLAAAQNTARDAGMRLGVMADLAVGVSKHGADMWTMPENFAKGIGVGAPPDMYNQQGQNWDQPPWRPDALARAAYRPLRDMARTVLAHSGALRIDHILGMFRLWWVPAGESAADGTYVRYNHEAMLGVLLLEAHRAGAVVIGEDLGTVEPWVRDYLADRGVLGTSIMWFEKNEEGGFLAPQDYRTLALSTVNTHDLPPTAGYLDGEHVELRHRLGLLEDDVEQVRAEARAERAQMVGELIERGYLVDDAASEPQIIAGMHRFVADTPSQLVGVALVDAVGEKRAQNQPGTDEEYANWRIPLGDGTGTPVLVEDVAGSERAHSLFAVMRQAMGTRPRS; encoded by the coding sequence ATGTCTGGCACGGTTCCCGGCAACGTCGGCGCTTTGCGCGAATTGGCAAACAAGTGTGGGGTTGCAACGGAGTACTGGGATTTCTCCGGCAACCATCGGCAGGTGCAAGAGCGAGTCTTGGTTGCCGTTCTTGAGGCCTTGGGCAGGCAAGCCGCCACAGATGAGGAGGTAGCGCGCTCCCTTGCAGAGGTTGAACTGGAGCCGTGGCGTGACGCCCTGCCTCCCAGCGTGGTCATGCGTTCAGGCTTCAGCTACGAGCTACCGGTGCACGTCCATCACGGCGAGCGAGTTTCGGTTCGGGTGGAGCTGGAACTGGGCGGGCACTGGCAGCTTTCCCAGATGGATGTTTACGTTCCGCCGCGTGACGTGGACGGTGACCTGATTGGTAGGGCGACCTTCTATTTGCCAGAAAACCTCCCCCTGGGGTGGCACGAGTTGGTGGCAGAAATAGGCGAGGGGGAGTACTGGCGCGAGGTACGTTGCCCGCTAGCGGTTACCCCCTTCCGTCTGGAGAGCCTCCCTAGCCGGGACTGGCGCGGCTGGGGCGTGATGGCCCAGGTCTACTCCACGCTCTCTAACGAGTCGTGGGGCATGGGCGACTACGGGGACCTGGCTGACCTGGCGCAGATCTCCGGCGAGCAGGGAGCTGACTTCCTGCTCATCAACCCGACCCACGCCGGGGAGCCGATCCCGCCGATCACTGCCTCGCCGTACCTGCCGGTGACGCGCCAGTTCGTCAGCCCCCTCTACGTGCGGCCTCAGTTGATCGAGGAGTACGGCAAGCTCACGGCCCCGGCGCGGGCACGCCTGGAGGACGCCCAGCGTCGCTGGCAGGCCGCAGCTCGTTCGATCGAGCGGGTGGAGCGTGACGCGGCGTGGGCCAGCAAGCTGGAGGCGCTGGAGGAGGTCTTCCTCGTGCAGCGCCGCTTTGGCCGACAGGCTGCCTTCGACCGCTTCCGCCGCCGGGGCGGGCAGAGCCTGGAGAACTGGGGCCTGTGGTGCGCGCTGGTGGAGGAGCTCTCCCCGGAGCGCGGCTGCGCCAAGGACGGCATCGACTGGCCCGTGGGCCTGGAGAACGTGCACGGAAAGGACGTGGAGGCCGCGCGCGAGCGCCTGGCCGCCCGGATCGACTTCTACGTGTGGTTGCAGTGGGTGGCCGACGAGCAGCTTGCCGCCGCCCAGAACACCGCCCGCGACGCCGGTATGCGCTTGGGTGTGATGGCTGACCTGGCCGTGGGCGTCTCCAAGCACGGCGCGGACATGTGGACTATGCCGGAGAACTTCGCCAAGGGTATTGGCGTGGGTGCGCCGCCGGACATGTACAACCAGCAGGGCCAGAACTGGGACCAGCCGCCGTGGCGCCCGGACGCGTTGGCCCGCGCGGCCTACCGCCCGCTGCGTGACATGGCACGCACGGTGCTGGCCCACTCCGGTGCGCTGCGAATTGACCACATCCTGGGTATGTTCCGCCTGTGGTGGGTGCCTGCGGGGGAGTCCGCGGCAGATGGCACCTACGTGCGCTACAACCACGAGGCGATGCTGGGCGTGCTGCTGCTGGAGGCCCACCGCGCCGGCGCCGTGGTGATCGGCGAGGATCTGGGCACGGTGGAGCCGTGGGTGCGGGACTACCTGGCAGACCGTGGCGTGCTGGGCACCTCCATCATGTGGTTCGAGAAGAACGAGGAGGGCGGCTTCCTGGCCCCGCAGGACTACCGCACCCTGGCGTTGTCTACCGTGAACACGCACGACCTGCCGCCCACCGCCGGTTACCTGGACGGCGAGCACGTGGAGTTGCGCCACCGCCTGGGGCTGCTGGAGGACGACGTTGAGCAGGTCCGCGCCGAGGCCCGCGCCGAGCGCGCACAGATGGTTGGCGAGTTGATCGAGCGGGGATATTTGGTGGACGACGCTGCCTCCGAGCCGCAGATTATTGCCGGCATGCACCGCTTTGTGGCGGACACGCCCTCCCAGCTCGTAGGGGTGGCCCTGGTGGACGCCGTGGGGGAGAAGCGCGCGCAGAACCAGCCCGGTACGGATGAGGAGTACGCCAACTGGCGTATCCCGCTGGGCGACGGGACCGGCACGCCCGTGCTGGTGGAGGACGTGGCGGGGAGCGAGCGCGCGCACTCGCTGTTCGCGGTGATGCGCCAGGCGATGGGGACGCGCCCGCGTTCCTGA
- a CDS encoding acyl-CoA thioesterase, giving the protein MSRAGNAPLRVPSASSEPLASVLRILQLDGGEGPDCFVGTSLPQLGGRVYGGQVMAQALLAAAATVPGAAVCGATSGVDDAARLPHSVHAVFLRPGALDVPLEFRVERLHDGRSFSRRRTAVYQGGEAIMTLVSSFQVEQIGLEFADSMPAGVPGPGELKSAIELFRTVEHPVAKFLGKTLAMDVRHVDSPLYVSRPQERGSSQLLWMRTRGDVPAGVCQTVARALLLYTCDQVMLEPVLRGHGIHWLEPGLSLATLDHSMWFHGDVDAASWHLYQQDTPAASGGRGLARASIYAPDGRLVASASQEGMVRVPGDDPAQAGRESFLDTPPAGPSK; this is encoded by the coding sequence GTGAGCCGCGCAGGGAACGCTCCGTTAAGGGTTCCCTCCGCTTCATCCGAGCCGCTCGCCTCCGTCCTGCGCATTTTGCAACTGGACGGAGGCGAGGGGCCGGATTGTTTTGTGGGGACTTCTTTGCCGCAGCTGGGAGGCCGTGTTTACGGCGGCCAGGTGATGGCGCAGGCGTTGCTTGCTGCGGCGGCCACAGTGCCCGGTGCGGCAGTTTGCGGCGCTACCAGTGGGGTGGACGACGCTGCCCGCTTACCGCACTCAGTACACGCGGTCTTTTTGCGGCCAGGCGCCCTGGACGTGCCGTTGGAGTTTCGGGTGGAGCGGCTGCACGACGGGCGTTCGTTCTCCCGGCGCCGCACGGCCGTCTACCAGGGCGGCGAGGCGATCATGACGCTGGTTTCGTCGTTTCAGGTGGAGCAGATCGGGCTGGAGTTCGCCGATTCCATGCCCGCCGGGGTGCCGGGCCCGGGCGAGTTGAAGAGCGCCATCGAGTTGTTTCGCACGGTGGAGCACCCGGTGGCGAAGTTCCTGGGCAAGACGCTGGCGATGGACGTGCGGCACGTGGATAGTCCGCTCTACGTCTCGCGCCCGCAGGAGCGCGGGAGCAGCCAGCTGTTGTGGATGCGTACCCGCGGGGACGTGCCGGCCGGGGTTTGTCAGACAGTGGCCCGGGCGTTGCTGCTTTACACGTGCGACCAGGTGATGCTGGAGCCGGTGCTGCGAGGGCACGGGATTCACTGGCTGGAGCCGGGGTTGTCCCTGGCCACGCTGGATCATTCGATGTGGTTCCACGGGGACGTCGACGCGGCCAGTTGGCACCTCTATCAGCAGGACACACCGGCGGCTAGCGGCGGGCGGGGCCTGGCGCGCGCCAGCATTTACGCCCCGGACGGCCGCCTGGTGGCCTCCGCGAGCCAGGAGGGAATGGTGCGGGTACCGGGCGATGACCCGGCCCAGGCCGGACGGGAATCCTTCCTGGACACCCCACCTGCGGGCCCCAGCAAATAG
- a CDS encoding PTS transporter subunit EIIC: MAVAQRLGRSLMLPIATLPAAGLLLRFGQADMLGADGLGKHVEFMNKVADVLGAAGGAVFGNLPLIFAVGVAVGFAKKSDGSTGVAGLIGYLVFSETLKPMSKFVMGVDEAGAALKTVNYGVLGGILMGIIAALLWQKYYRVKLPDWLAFFGGRRFVPIITSGVAVVLAVVMSYIYPAFDWLVNQKLGGWLMNESNAVLGGFVFGTVNRLLIPFGLHHLINSIPWFTLGACTDKEGATLHGDLTCFFNGVDGTNAWSGSYMTGFFPIMMFALPAAAFAIWQTAKPERKKATGALMFSVALTAFLTGITEPLEYAFAYVAFPLYAVHAVLTGSALAVTNLLGAKDGFTFSAGAIDYLINFGKSAELSGGVFQGPIMIVLVGLAYAVIYFFVFRFMIPAFNFPTPGREDEGDGFEAAQAEAAVRTGKVAEEARKR, translated from the coding sequence ATGGCCGTTGCGCAGCGCCTTGGTCGTTCTCTGATGCTTCCGATCGCCACCCTGCCTGCAGCTGGTCTGCTCCTGCGCTTCGGCCAGGCGGACATGCTGGGCGCTGACGGCCTCGGCAAGCACGTCGAATTCATGAACAAGGTTGCCGACGTTCTCGGCGCCGCTGGTGGTGCCGTCTTCGGCAACCTCCCCCTGATCTTCGCCGTCGGTGTGGCCGTCGGTTTCGCCAAGAAGTCTGACGGCTCCACCGGTGTGGCCGGTCTGATCGGCTACCTGGTGTTCTCCGAGACCCTCAAGCCGATGTCCAAGTTCGTCATGGGCGTCGACGAGGCCGGTGCCGCGCTCAAGACCGTCAACTACGGCGTGCTCGGCGGTATCCTCATGGGTATCATCGCCGCTCTGCTGTGGCAGAAGTACTACCGCGTGAAGCTGCCGGACTGGCTGGCCTTCTTCGGTGGTCGCCGCTTCGTTCCGATCATCACCTCCGGTGTGGCCGTGGTGCTCGCCGTCGTGATGTCCTACATCTACCCCGCCTTCGACTGGCTGGTGAACCAGAAGCTCGGTGGCTGGCTGATGAACGAGAGCAACGCCGTCCTCGGTGGCTTCGTCTTCGGTACCGTTAACCGTCTGCTCATCCCCTTCGGTCTGCACCACCTGATCAACTCCATCCCGTGGTTCACCCTGGGTGCTTGCACCGACAAGGAAGGCGCCACCCTGCACGGCGACCTGACCTGCTTCTTCAACGGTGTTGACGGCACCAACGCCTGGTCCGGCTCCTACATGACCGGCTTCTTCCCGATCATGATGTTCGCCCTCCCGGCCGCCGCCTTCGCCATCTGGCAGACCGCCAAGCCCGAGCGCAAGAAGGCCACCGGTGCCCTCATGTTCTCCGTGGCCCTGACCGCGTTCCTGACCGGTATCACCGAGCCGCTCGAGTACGCCTTCGCCTACGTTGCCTTCCCGCTGTACGCCGTGCACGCGGTCCTGACCGGTTCCGCTCTGGCCGTGACCAACCTGCTGGGCGCCAAGGACGGCTTCACCTTCTCCGCTGGTGCTATCGACTACCTGATCAACTTCGGCAAGTCTGCTGAACTGTCCGGTGGCGTGTTCCAGGGCCCGATCATGATCGTCCTGGTCGGCCTGGCCTACGCGGTGATCTACTTCTTCGTCTTCCGCTTCATGATCCCCGCGTTCAACTTCCCGACGCCGGGTCGCGAGGACGAGGGCGACGGCTTCGAGGCCGCTCAGGCCGAGGCTGCCGTTCGCACCGGTAAGGTTGCCGAGGAGGCCCGCAAGCGCTGA
- a CDS encoding HAD family hydrolase yields the protein MPASDEWISPAPAQDASGPAEPVTPAAASPAVIDFAARSARAGGLLIDMDGTLVNSEPANQAAYRALYAAHGWHLDEAVLPLFTGRTSRDSFRDIPGPWHAEGLDIDALIIEVNSLVDMRAYPPVPIRGAAQFVRLFERACVVTSAMREWAREGVELAGLSWDGLHLVSAEDVSRGKPHPEPYVRGAQVAGVDPASCLVVEDTPAGVRSALAAGVGMVLGVTTGYRDAALLEAGAHATMPDFTALHDALRPVIA from the coding sequence ATGCCGGCTAGCGACGAGTGGATCAGCCCCGCGCCCGCCCAGGATGCCTCCGGCCCGGCCGAACCCGTCACGCCGGCCGCCGCGAGCCCTGCGGTGATCGACTTCGCGGCCCGCTCCGCCCGCGCCGGCGGCCTGCTGATCGACATGGACGGCACCCTGGTGAACTCCGAACCGGCCAACCAGGCCGCATATCGCGCACTCTATGCCGCGCACGGCTGGCACCTGGACGAGGCCGTGCTGCCCCTGTTCACCGGGCGCACCAGCCGGGACTCATTCCGGGACATCCCCGGGCCGTGGCACGCCGAGGGCCTTGACATCGACGCCCTCATCATCGAGGTCAACAGCCTGGTGGACATGCGCGCCTACCCGCCGGTGCCGATCCGTGGGGCCGCCCAGTTTGTGCGCCTGTTCGAGCGGGCCTGCGTGGTCACCTCCGCTATGCGCGAGTGGGCCCGCGAGGGCGTGGAACTGGCCGGGCTGAGCTGGGACGGCCTGCACCTGGTCAGCGCGGAGGACGTCTCGCGAGGCAAGCCCCACCCGGAGCCATACGTGCGCGGCGCGCAGGTGGCCGGCGTGGATCCCGCCTCGTGCCTGGTGGTCGAGGACACCCCCGCCGGGGTGCGCTCCGCCCTGGCCGCCGGGGTGGGGATGGTGCTGGGCGTGACCACCGGCTACCGGGACGCCGCCCTGCTGGAGGCCGGCGCTCACGCCACCATGCCGGACTTCACCGCCCTGCACGACGCCCTGCGCCCGGTCATCGCCTAG
- a CDS encoding PTS transporter subunit EIIB yields the protein MLERAKAILIALGGAENVINVESCITRMRVEVRDVRRVSVPDLRGAGALAAIISGTGNVVQVVLGQETDDVVDSVERLGVARRVV from the coding sequence GTGTTGGAGCGCGCGAAGGCGATTCTTATTGCCCTGGGCGGAGCAGAAAACGTCATCAACGTGGAGTCCTGCATCACCCGAATGCGGGTGGAGGTCCGCGATGTTCGGCGCGTCTCCGTCCCCGACCTGCGGGGTGCCGGGGCGCTCGCCGCGATCATCTCTGGCACGGGCAATGTTGTTCAGGTGGTGCTGGGGCAAGAGACTGACGACGTGGTAGATAGCGTCGAGCGACTTGGGGTTGCCCGCCGCGTCGTGTGA
- the ptsP gene encoding phosphoenolpyruvate--protein phosphotransferase, whose translation MTENDLSFEGIPVSPGLVAGPIAHMGAGIEEPSPDERFAGDPASAKELIQAAAAATKADLEFKAASAQGEGREVLTMTAQMAADKTLVKQAAKLVVNEGVSAARAVWVAAGTIAAQLESLGGYMAERTRDVADVRDRIVARLTGQDLPGIPERPEPFILVARDLAPADTALLDPAKVIGIITAEGGPTSHTAILARDLGIPAIVGAGNGVLRNLKANSFVLLDGAKGRVSVNPSVEDMERVAALSRRKAVFNGTGQTKCGHRVQLLGNVGDATSAMAAAAAGAEGVGLFRTEFAFLDEAVEPSHEKQVEAYRAVLAAFPGKKVVVRTLDAGADKPLPFVTDMSEENPALGVRGFRTSWKFPQVLTNQLKALAAAAEMETADVWVMAPMIATMPEADSFVSQCEELGLKTAGIMVEVPSAALTADRLLSRAKFASIGTNDLTQYAMAADRMLGSLAQLSTVWQPGVLALIDVTCKGGAANDAPVGVCGEAAADPALAVVLTGLGVKSLSMTSRALADVAEVLASVTLEECQELAALALTAVDANSAREAVRSRLPILEELGL comes from the coding sequence GTGACCGAGAACGATCTCAGCTTCGAAGGTATCCCCGTCAGCCCTGGACTGGTGGCTGGCCCTATTGCCCACATGGGTGCTGGCATTGAGGAGCCGAGCCCGGATGAACGCTTCGCTGGGGACCCCGCCAGCGCCAAGGAGCTGATCCAGGCTGCTGCGGCTGCTACCAAGGCTGACCTGGAGTTCAAGGCCGCCTCCGCTCAGGGTGAGGGCCGCGAGGTTCTGACCATGACGGCCCAGATGGCCGCAGACAAGACCCTGGTGAAGCAGGCAGCCAAGCTGGTTGTGAACGAGGGCGTCTCCGCCGCCCGCGCGGTCTGGGTGGCCGCCGGGACCATCGCCGCCCAGCTGGAGTCCCTGGGCGGCTATATGGCCGAGCGCACGCGCGATGTTGCTGACGTGCGCGACCGCATCGTGGCCCGCCTGACGGGCCAGGACCTGCCGGGCATTCCCGAGCGCCCGGAGCCTTTCATCCTGGTCGCCCGCGACCTGGCCCCGGCTGACACGGCGCTGCTGGACCCGGCCAAGGTTATCGGCATCATCACCGCAGAGGGTGGCCCCACCTCCCACACCGCGATCCTGGCCCGCGACCTGGGCATCCCGGCGATCGTCGGCGCCGGCAACGGCGTGCTGCGGAACCTGAAGGCAAACTCCTTCGTGCTGCTGGACGGCGCCAAGGGGCGCGTGAGCGTCAACCCGTCGGTGGAGGACATGGAGCGCGTGGCCGCCCTGTCGCGCCGCAAGGCGGTGTTCAACGGCACCGGTCAGACCAAGTGTGGTCACCGCGTGCAGCTGCTCGGCAACGTGGGTGACGCCACCAGCGCGATGGCTGCGGCTGCGGCCGGCGCGGAGGGTGTTGGCCTGTTCCGTACCGAGTTCGCGTTCCTGGACGAGGCCGTGGAGCCGAGCCACGAGAAGCAGGTGGAGGCCTACCGCGCGGTTTTGGCCGCGTTCCCGGGCAAGAAGGTGGTTGTGCGTACCCTCGACGCGGGCGCGGACAAGCCGCTCCCGTTCGTAACGGACATGAGCGAGGAGAACCCGGCGCTGGGCGTGCGCGGTTTCCGCACCTCGTGGAAGTTCCCGCAGGTGCTGACCAACCAGCTCAAGGCCCTGGCCGCCGCCGCTGAGATGGAGACGGCCGACGTCTGGGTGATGGCGCCGATGATCGCGACCATGCCGGAGGCGGATTCCTTCGTGAGCCAGTGCGAGGAGCTGGGGCTGAAGACTGCGGGCATCATGGTCGAGGTGCCTTCTGCGGCCCTGACTGCGGACCGCCTGCTCTCGCGCGCCAAGTTCGCCTCCATCGGCACCAACGACCTGACCCAGTACGCGATGGCCGCCGACCGCATGCTCGGTTCGCTGGCTCAGCTCTCCACGGTCTGGCAGCCTGGCGTGCTCGCTCTGATCGACGTCACCTGCAAGGGTGGCGCCGCGAACGACGCTCCCGTGGGCGTTTGTGGCGAGGCGGCCGCCGACCCCGCGCTGGCGGTGGTCCTGACTGGCCTGGGAGTCAAGAGCCTCTCTATGACCTCCCGCGCTCTGGCCGACGTTGCCGAGGTGCTCGCCTCGGTGACGTTGGAGGAGTGCCAGGAGCTAGCCGCTTTGGCGCTCACGGCCGTGGACGCCAACTCCGCGCGCGAGGCCGTGCGCAGCCGCTTGCCGATCCTGGAGGAACTGGGTCTGTGA
- the ettA gene encoding energy-dependent translational throttle protein EttA: MAEYIYSMIKARKAHGDKVILDDVTMMFLPGAKIGMVGPNGAGKSTILKIMAGLETPSNGEARLTPGYTVGILLQEPPLNEEKTVLGNVQEGVAELKGALDRYNEISEQMADPDADFDALMEEMGKLQEFIDANDGWELDSRLEQAMDALRCPPPDADVKVLSGGERRRVALCKLLLEAPDLLLLDEPTNHLDAESVLWLEQHLASYPGAVIAVTHDRYFLDHVAGWIAEVDRGRLYPYEGNYTTYLEKKAARLEVQGKKDAKLAKRLAEELEWVRQSAKGRQAKSKARLARYEEMAAEAERTRKLDFEEIQIPPGPRLGNVVLEATDLTKGFGDRVLIDKLSFTLPRNGIVGVIGPNGVGKTTLFKTMVGLEPLDSGDLKIGETVKISYVDQTRGGIDPDKTLWEVVSDGLDFIQVGNVEMPSRAYVSAFGFKGADQQKPAGVLSGGERNRLNLALTLKQGGNLLLLDEPTNDLDVETLGSLENALLEFPGCAVVVTHDRWFLDRVATHILAWEGTEENPASWYWFEGNFEAYEANKIERLGPEAARPHRVTHRRLTRD; encoded by the coding sequence GTGGCTGAGTACATCTACTCGATGATTAAGGCGCGCAAGGCGCACGGGGACAAGGTGATCCTCGATGACGTGACGATGATGTTCCTGCCTGGTGCCAAGATCGGCATGGTGGGCCCCAACGGCGCCGGTAAGTCCACGATCCTGAAGATCATGGCCGGCCTGGAGACCCCGTCTAACGGTGAGGCCCGCCTCACCCCGGGCTACACCGTCGGCATCCTGCTGCAGGAGCCGCCGCTGAACGAGGAAAAGACCGTGCTGGGTAACGTCCAGGAGGGCGTGGCCGAGCTCAAGGGCGCTCTGGACCGTTACAACGAGATCTCCGAGCAGATGGCGGACCCGGACGCGGACTTCGACGCCCTCATGGAAGAGATGGGAAAGCTGCAGGAGTTCATCGACGCCAACGACGGTTGGGAGCTGGACTCGCGCCTCGAGCAGGCGATGGACGCGCTGCGCTGCCCGCCGCCGGACGCGGACGTGAAGGTGCTCTCCGGTGGTGAGCGCCGTCGCGTCGCCCTGTGCAAGCTGCTGTTGGAAGCCCCGGACCTGCTGCTGCTGGATGAGCCCACCAACCACCTGGACGCTGAGAGCGTGCTGTGGCTGGAGCAGCACCTGGCCTCCTACCCGGGTGCCGTCATCGCCGTGACCCACGACCGCTACTTCCTGGACCACGTCGCCGGCTGGATCGCCGAGGTCGACCGCGGCCGCCTCTACCCCTACGAGGGCAACTACACCACCTACCTGGAGAAGAAAGCAGCCCGCCTGGAGGTCCAGGGCAAGAAGGACGCCAAGCTCGCCAAGCGCCTGGCCGAGGAGCTGGAGTGGGTGCGCCAGTCCGCCAAGGGCCGCCAGGCCAAGTCCAAGGCGCGTCTGGCCCGCTACGAGGAGATGGCTGCGGAGGCCGAGCGCACCCGCAAGCTCGACTTCGAGGAGATCCAGATCCCGCCGGGCCCGCGCCTGGGCAACGTGGTCCTCGAGGCCACCGACCTGACCAAGGGCTTTGGCGACCGGGTCCTGATCGACAAGCTCTCCTTTACGCTGCCGCGCAACGGCATCGTCGGTGTGATCGGCCCCAACGGCGTCGGTAAGACCACCCTGTTCAAGACCATGGTGGGCCTGGAGCCGCTGGACTCCGGTGACCTGAAGATCGGCGAGACCGTCAAGATCTCCTACGTGGACCAGACCCGTGGCGGCATCGACCCGGACAAGACCCTGTGGGAGGTCGTCTCCGACGGCCTGGACTTTATCCAGGTCGGCAACGTGGAGATGCCCTCGCGCGCCTACGTCTCCGCCTTCGGTTTCAAGGGTGCGGACCAGCAGAAGCCGGCCGGGGTGCTCTCCGGCGGTGAGCGCAACCGCCTCAACCTGGCCCTGACCCTAAAGCAGGGTGGCAACCTGCTGCTGCTGGACGAGCCCACCAACGACCTGGACGTGGAGACCCTGGGCTCCCTGGAGAACGCCCTGCTGGAGTTCCCGGGTTGCGCCGTGGTGGTCACCCACGACCGCTGGTTCCTGGACCGCGTGGCCACCCACATCCTGGCCTGGGAGGGCACCGAGGAGAACCCGGCCTCCTGGTACTGGTTCGAGGGCAACTTCGAGGCCTACGAGGCCAACAAGATCGAGCGACTGGGCCCGGAGGCGGCCCGCCCGCACCGGGTCACCCACCGCCGCCTGACCCGCGACTAA
- a CDS encoding GntR family transcriptional regulator translates to MASYLGDAVVVVKHKAVRDYLSSLISTELSPGDAIPSERVLCSLFGVSRMTVRQAVDSLVNEGRLERVQGSGTFVAQPNRRAQVRLTSFTAEMQRRGLKPSKRVLAFETVKAPPLLAQDLEVPTGTETFYVRRLLLADGKSIALEDIWLPCSLVALEEAHVEDGSLYDSLTRAGFEPTWGEDTVEGAIFTHSECRVLQVDWPHPALRITRRVFAGSLSVAKTITTFRADRYAVTVPVVAFARKAASPGGGI, encoded by the coding sequence GTGGCGAGCTATCTGGGGGATGCGGTGGTAGTTGTCAAGCACAAGGCAGTGCGTGACTACCTGAGCTCTTTGATATCCACGGAGTTGTCCCCGGGGGACGCCATTCCCTCCGAGCGGGTGCTGTGTTCACTGTTCGGCGTGTCCCGGATGACGGTCCGGCAGGCCGTGGACTCCCTGGTGAACGAGGGCCGGCTGGAGCGGGTGCAGGGTTCCGGCACCTTCGTGGCGCAGCCGAACCGGCGCGCCCAGGTGCGCCTGACCTCCTTCACCGCAGAGATGCAGCGTCGGGGACTGAAGCCCTCCAAGCGCGTGCTGGCGTTCGAGACCGTCAAGGCCCCGCCGCTGCTGGCACAGGACCTGGAGGTGCCTACGGGAACCGAGACGTTCTATGTGCGCAGGCTGCTGCTGGCCGACGGGAAGAGCATCGCGCTGGAGGACATCTGGCTGCCGTGCTCCCTGGTCGCCCTGGAGGAGGCGCACGTGGAGGACGGCTCTCTCTACGACTCCCTCACGCGGGCCGGCTTCGAACCCACCTGGGGCGAGGACACGGTGGAGGGCGCGATCTTCACGCACTCGGAGTGCCGGGTGTTGCAGGTGGACTGGCCCCACCCGGCGCTGCGCATCACCCGCCGCGTGTTCGCCGGCTCGCTCAGCGTGGCCAAGACGATCACGACGTTCCGCGCCGACCGCTACGCCGTCACGGTCCCCGTGGTCGCCTTCGCGCGCAAGGCCGCGTCCCCCGGCGGTGGGATCTAG
- a CDS encoding PTS sugar transporter subunit IIA, protein MTLQISAPLAGKVVSLDEVPDAVFSQRIVGPGIAIQPAIDGSESRVVAPVAGKIVKFHPHAFVIMTAEGKGVLVHLGLDTVQLKGEGFTLHAAEKSEVEEGQLLVTWNPKDIEEGGRRTVCPIIALDGKDAISVVADEGADVNVGDPLVSWE, encoded by the coding sequence GTGACCTTGCAGATTTCAGCCCCGCTGGCGGGCAAGGTTGTGTCCCTGGACGAGGTTCCGGACGCAGTCTTCTCCCAGCGCATCGTCGGACCTGGAATTGCAATCCAGCCGGCAATTGACGGTTCTGAAAGCCGCGTAGTTGCTCCCGTGGCCGGCAAGATCGTCAAGTTCCACCCCCACGCTTTTGTCATCATGACCGCCGAAGGCAAGGGAGTCCTGGTGCACCTGGGCCTGGACACCGTCCAGCTCAAGGGCGAGGGATTCACCCTGCACGCGGCCGAGAAGTCCGAGGTCGAGGAGGGCCAGCTGCTGGTCACCTGGAACCCGAAGGACATTGAGGAGGGTGGTCGGCGCACCGTTTGCCCGATCATCGCCCTGGACGGCAAGGACGCGATCAGCGTCGTTGCCGACGAGGGGGCCGACGTCAACGTTGGCGATCCGCTGGTGAGCTGGGAGTGA